The Desmonostoc muscorum LEGE 12446 genome includes a region encoding these proteins:
- the sir gene encoding sulfite reductase, ferredoxin dependent, producing the protein MVKSAPSPVASRKPSKVEVIKENSNFLREPVATEILEDTTHFTENAVQLLKFHGSYQQDNRDNRTKGQEKDYQFMLRTKNPGGLVPPQLYLALDKLADEYGNHTLRATTRQGFQLHGILKKNLKTAIATIVNNLGSTLGACGDINRNVMAPPAPFKNRPEYQYAWDYAQNIADLLSPQTGAYYEIWLDGEKVISGEENPEVTAARSRNGNGTIIHDNEEPIYGTHYMPRKFKACVTVPGDNSVDLYSQDLTLVVITNKKGELEGFNIFAGGGLGRTHNKEETFARLADPICYVAKEDVYDIVKAIVATQRDYGDRTDRRHARLKYLINDWGVDKFIAQVEEYFGKPLTPLKSLPEWKYHDFLGWNEQGDGKLFLGISIDNGRIKDEGSFQLKTALREIVEQFNLPIRLTPHQNLIFYDIEADKKEAIQEILSRHGVGDDPGKIEPLERYAMACPALPTCGLAITESERAIPGILERIRALLNKLGLQKEHFVVRMTGCPNGCARPYMAELAFVGSAPESYQLWLGGSPNQTRLAQPYTEKLHHNDLESFLEPIFVYFKKSRKSKESFGDFCDRVGFDAIREFSATYEPGTANGANKSRHRVNLKADIYGKLKEVSDSQGKPMTQLVTEALEAYFQNLS; encoded by the coding sequence ATGGTTAAATCTGCTCCTTCCCCCGTCGCTAGCCGTAAGCCTTCTAAAGTAGAAGTCATTAAGGAAAATAGTAATTTTTTGCGTGAACCTGTAGCAACTGAGATTCTTGAAGACACTACTCATTTTACGGAAAATGCAGTGCAGCTGTTGAAGTTTCACGGCTCTTATCAACAGGATAACCGCGACAACCGCACTAAGGGACAGGAAAAAGATTACCAGTTTATGCTGCGGACAAAAAACCCCGGTGGTTTGGTACCGCCGCAGCTGTATCTGGCTTTAGATAAACTGGCTGATGAGTATGGTAACCACACTTTACGAGCCACTACCCGTCAAGGTTTCCAACTGCACGGAATTTTAAAGAAGAATCTTAAAACAGCAATTGCCACTATTGTCAACAACCTGGGTTCGACTTTGGGAGCTTGCGGCGACATCAACCGCAATGTGATGGCACCACCAGCCCCGTTTAAAAATCGCCCAGAGTATCAGTATGCTTGGGATTATGCCCAGAATATTGCTGATTTGCTTTCACCACAAACAGGCGCTTATTACGAAATTTGGTTAGATGGGGAAAAGGTAATTAGCGGCGAAGAAAATCCAGAGGTGACGGCGGCACGATCGCGCAATGGCAATGGCACAATTATTCATGACAACGAAGAACCGATTTACGGCACCCACTATATGCCCCGTAAGTTCAAAGCTTGCGTGACAGTACCAGGAGATAATTCGGTTGATTTATATTCCCAAGACCTGACGTTGGTGGTAATTACCAATAAGAAGGGAGAATTAGAAGGATTTAATATTTTTGCTGGCGGTGGCTTAGGCAGAACACACAATAAAGAAGAAACTTTTGCTAGGTTAGCAGATCCAATTTGCTATGTAGCCAAAGAAGACGTTTACGATATAGTGAAAGCGATTGTAGCCACTCAAAGAGATTATGGCGATCGCACTGACCGCCGTCACGCCAGATTAAAATATTTAATCAACGATTGGGGTGTAGATAAATTCATCGCTCAAGTTGAAGAATACTTTGGCAAACCACTTACACCCTTGAAATCATTGCCAGAGTGGAAATATCACGATTTCCTCGGCTGGAACGAACAAGGCGATGGCAAGCTATTCTTAGGAATTTCAATTGACAATGGTCGCATTAAAGACGAAGGTTCGTTTCAACTGAAAACCGCTTTACGGGAAATTGTCGAGCAATTTAACTTGCCCATCCGCCTAACGCCCCACCAAAATTTGATTTTTTACGATATCGAAGCAGATAAAAAAGAAGCCATTCAAGAAATTCTCAGCCGTCACGGTGTCGGAGATGACCCTGGTAAAATTGAACCTTTAGAACGCTATGCAATGGCTTGCCCTGCTTTGCCTACCTGCGGCTTGGCAATTACCGAATCAGAACGGGCAATACCGGGGATTTTGGAGCGAATTCGCGCTCTGCTGAATAAATTAGGTTTACAAAAAGAACATTTTGTGGTAAGGATGACAGGCTGTCCCAACGGCTGCGCTCGTCCCTACATGGCAGAATTGGCCTTTGTGGGTAGCGCCCCAGAAAGTTACCAATTGTGGTTAGGTGGTTCACCAAATCAAACACGATTGGCGCAACCTTACACAGAAAAGCTGCACCATAATGACTTGGAAAGCTTCCTAGAGCCAATTTTTGTTTACTTTAAGAAATCACGGAAATCGAAAGAAAGCTTTGGTGATTTTTGCGATCGCGTTGGTTTTGATGCCATCCGCGAATTTAGCGCCACCTACGAACCTGGTACAGCTAATGGCGCGAACAAATCACGCCACCGGGTAAATCTGAAGGCTGATATTTATGGCAAGTTGAAGGAAGTATCCGACAGCCAAGGTAAGCCAATGACTCAGTTGGTAACCGAAGCCTTAGAAGCTTACTTCCAGAATCTTTCCTAA
- a CDS encoding ADP-ribosylglycohydrolase family protein has product MLTAAKTLSGLMGLCVGDALGVPVEFTSRAERVKSPVTTMLGYGTWNQPPGTWSDDSSLSFCLAESLCRGYSLEAIANSFWRWYKEAYWTPRGDVFDIGQTTHTALMRLKQGVVAHQAGGKVENSNGNGSLMRILPMAYCHRSLTLGELLARVHDVSGITHAHRRSQMACGIYISIAVSLLEGADLQTAYLQGLQDIQTIYSVREFLLEKPHFGRVFSGEIAKLPVEEINSGGYVIDTLESSLWCLLNSSSYSEAVLKAVNLGGDTDTTAAVTGGLAGIYYGVENIPRQWMNQIARKQDIIYLAERFARAVYS; this is encoded by the coding sequence ATGCTAACCGCTGCAAAAACGTTGTCTGGTTTGATGGGTTTATGTGTCGGTGATGCATTGGGTGTGCCAGTGGAGTTTACTAGCCGTGCAGAACGAGTCAAATCTCCAGTGACGACAATGTTGGGTTATGGCACATGGAATCAACCGCCGGGAACTTGGTCAGATGATAGTTCGTTAAGCTTTTGCTTGGCAGAAAGTCTTTGTAGAGGGTATTCGCTGGAGGCTATAGCTAATTCCTTCTGGCGCTGGTACAAGGAAGCTTACTGGACTCCCCGTGGCGATGTGTTTGATATTGGTCAAACGACTCATACAGCATTGATGCGGCTGAAACAGGGAGTTGTAGCCCACCAGGCGGGCGGTAAAGTTGAAAATAGTAATGGCAATGGTTCGTTAATGAGAATCTTGCCGATGGCTTATTGTCATAGAAGCTTAACTTTAGGCGAATTACTGGCGCGGGTGCATGATGTTTCAGGGATTACTCATGCCCATAGGCGATCGCAAATGGCCTGTGGCATTTATATTAGTATTGCAGTGTCCTTACTCGAAGGCGCTGACCTGCAAACCGCTTATCTCCAAGGATTACAAGATATCCAAACAATTTATTCGGTGCGGGAATTTTTGTTGGAAAAGCCGCATTTTGGCAGAGTTTTCAGTGGTGAGATTGCCAAGTTACCAGTGGAAGAGATTAATTCTGGTGGCTATGTGATTGATACCTTAGAATCATCACTGTGGTGTTTATTAAATAGCTCATCTTATTCGGAAGCGGTACTGAAAGCTGTTAACTTAGGCGGAGATACAGATACTACTGCCGCCGTCACCGGTGGGTTAGCGGGAATTTACTACGGCGTGGAAAATATTCCCCGACAATGGATGAACCAAATTGCCCGTAAACAGGACATTATCTACTTGGCAGAACGTTTTGCCAGGGCTGTTTACAGTTAG
- a CDS encoding ADP-ribosylglycohydrolase family protein, whose amino-acid sequence MLTTEKTLSGLMGLCVGDALGVPVEFTSRAKRIKSPVTSMLGYGTWDVPAGTWSDDSSLTFCLAESLCEGFSLDAIANSFWRWYHESYWTAQGEVFDIGNTTFLAIVNWKQGASPLKAGGNTENSNGNGSLMRILPMAYCHRNLTFNELISRVHQVSCITHAHLRSQMACGIYISIAVSLLEGADLQTAYLQGLQDIETIYSVREFLLEKPHFGRVFSGEIAKLPVEEINSGGYVIDTLESSLWCLLNSSSYSEAVLKAVNLGGDTDTTAAVTGGLAGIYYGVENIPRQWMNQIARKQDIIYLAERFARAVYS is encoded by the coding sequence ATGCTAACCACTGAAAAAACGTTGTCTGGTTTGATGGGTTTATGTGTCGGCGACGCATTGGGTGTGCCAGTGGAGTTTACCAGCCGTGCAAAACGAATAAAATCTCCAGTCACATCTATGTTGGGTTATGGAACTTGGGATGTTCCTGCTGGTACGTGGTCAGATGACAGTTCGCTGACCTTTTGTTTGGCAGAAAGTCTTTGTGAAGGATTTTCACTGGATGCTATAGCCAATTCCTTCTGGCGCTGGTATCACGAAAGTTACTGGACAGCTCAAGGCGAAGTATTTGACATCGGTAACACTACATTTCTGGCAATTGTGAATTGGAAACAGGGAGCTTCACCTTTAAAAGCAGGTGGTAACACTGAAAATAGTAATGGCAACGGTTCTTTGATGAGAATCTTGCCGATGGCTTATTGTCACAGAAACTTAACTTTCAACGAATTGATTTCACGAGTACATCAAGTTTCTTGTATTACCCACGCTCATCTCCGTTCGCAAATGGCCTGTGGCATTTATATTAGTATTGCAGTGTCCTTACTCGAAGGCGCTGACCTGCAAACCGCTTATCTCCAAGGATTGCAAGATATCGAAACAATTTATTCGGTGCGGGAATTTTTGTTGGAAAAGCCGCATTTTGGCAGAGTTTTCAGTGGTGAGATTGCCAAGTTACCAGTAGAAGAGATTAATTCTGGTGGCTATGTGATTGATACCTTAGAATCATCACTGTGGTGTTTGTTAAATAGCTCATCTTATTCGGAAGCGGTACTGAAAGCTGTTAACTTAGGCGGAGATACAGATACTACCGCCGCCGTCACCGGTGGTTTAGCGGGAATTTACTACGGTGTGGAAAATATTCCCCGACAATGGATGAACCAAATTGCCCGTAAACAGGACATTATCTACTTGGCGGAACGTTTTGCCAGGGCTGTTTACAGTTGA
- a CDS encoding transposase — protein sequence MRKLTDSDKQEILKLYRESAETTSTLADRYGVSNSTISRLLKSTLPEDEYEYLVSLKRAARTPEGRAQVNYEQLPLLSQPEPEIEVPPSDSQPKVVEVEPQVRRIIVEEEPYSEDTDDDLNAASRRVRRRPSATEKPKLRITEKLETPEPKPLEIASVPSPRLKDERPEATVIAQMLGEDLLDESEDLEDLEDDDLEDDDFEEEDDFEEDDFDELRPLVTKRRPGEASVQVLPLSAAHLPKTCYLVIDRSSELITRPLKDFGDLGQIPNLETQQRTLPVFDNHRVAKRFSTKRDRVIKVPDSKMLHKARTHLQAKGITRLLIDGQVYSLSTV from the coding sequence GTGAGAAAATTAACAGACTCTGACAAACAAGAAATTCTGAAGTTATATCGAGAAAGTGCCGAAACAACTTCAACTTTAGCAGACCGCTATGGTGTAAGTAACTCGACAATTAGTCGCCTGCTGAAAAGCACTTTGCCAGAAGACGAGTATGAATACTTAGTCTCTTTAAAGCGGGCTGCCAGGACTCCTGAGGGTAGGGCACAGGTAAACTATGAGCAGTTACCGCTGCTGAGTCAACCAGAGCCAGAAATCGAAGTTCCACCTAGCGACAGCCAGCCCAAAGTGGTAGAGGTTGAACCGCAGGTGCGTCGGATAATAGTAGAGGAGGAACCCTACTCAGAAGATACTGACGATGATTTAAATGCTGCTAGCAGACGGGTGCGGCGACGCCCCTCAGCGACGGAAAAACCGAAGCTACGAATCACAGAAAAATTAGAAACTCCAGAACCAAAACCTCTGGAAATAGCAAGTGTCCCTAGCCCCAGACTCAAGGATGAACGTCCAGAAGCAACTGTCATAGCACAGATGCTGGGAGAAGACTTGCTAGACGAATCAGAAGATTTGGAGGATTTGGAAGATGACGATTTAGAAGATGATGACTTTGAGGAGGAAGATGACTTCGAGGAAGATGACTTTGATGAGTTAAGACCTCTAGTCACAAAACGCAGACCAGGTGAAGCATCAGTTCAAGTTTTACCACTATCGGCAGCCCATTTGCCGAAAACTTGCTATTTGGTGATTGACCGTTCTTCGGAATTAATTACGCGGCCTCTCAAGGATTTTGGCGACTTGGGGCAAATTCCCAACCTGGAAACCCAGCAAAGAACCCTGCCGGTGTTTGATAACCATCGCGTAGCTAAGCGCTTTTCTACCAAACGCGATCGCGTGATTAAAGTCCCCGATAGTAAAATGCTCCATAAGGCTCGTACTCATCTCCAAGCCAAGGGAATCACGCGACTGTTGATTGATGGTCAAGTCTACTCTTTGTCTACGGTTTAA
- a CDS encoding Npun_F0813 family protein: MFILKRQDVEISSIQHPKRDQQVPILDYQGQTFRLISVFKASQEEEARALWRELTDNRGKACVLLEEPERFSVWGKIRLEQLGNDTGGSHGKTGILIQGCILLLQGVYIDIEEFLGARQAALFEKDIAEVFQQKQFPQASPPETVKSLVSTNPLIAPKLPPWQENHVVILLQELHRLGKSYFGNANFTKQVIYKLEDMPEAERSLFITWLNQSALGKLWQ; the protein is encoded by the coding sequence ATGTTTATTCTCAAACGGCAGGATGTTGAAATATCAAGCATTCAGCACCCAAAACGGGATCAGCAGGTGCCGATCCTAGATTATCAAGGGCAGACTTTTCGCTTGATTAGTGTCTTTAAAGCTAGTCAAGAAGAAGAAGCTAGAGCCTTATGGAGAGAATTAACGGATAACCGGGGTAAAGCCTGTGTTTTACTGGAGGAACCGGAACGCTTTAGCGTTTGGGGCAAAATCCGTTTAGAACAGTTGGGTAATGACACAGGTGGTAGTCATGGTAAAACCGGGATTTTGATCCAAGGGTGTATTTTACTGTTGCAAGGTGTTTATATCGACATTGAAGAGTTTTTGGGTGCTAGGCAAGCTGCATTATTTGAGAAAGATATTGCGGAGGTATTTCAGCAAAAGCAATTTCCCCAAGCATCTCCTCCAGAAACAGTTAAATCTTTGGTATCTACCAATCCTTTGATTGCACCCAAACTGCCTCCCTGGCAAGAAAATCACGTAGTTATCCTTTTGCAAGAATTGCATCGACTAGGCAAGTCGTATTTTGGTAACGCTAACTTTACCAAACAAGTGATTTATAAGTTAGAAGATATGCCAGAAGCAGAGCGATCGCTGTTTATCACTTGGCTAAATCAATCAGCACTGGGTAAACTATGGCAATAG
- a CDS encoding AAA domain-containing protein, giving the protein MVQLSQGNADGYALPYRLRLLPNHQYRIDIPPTALARMAAMPICGDHLPTEDNLRFWEVFLQIEEKIAETRQFCVPFFSHNGFGRAIAFEIDVTSATLDGSDENSLAVENFWERVKRARNEEIKLFETTPTGQNWRNSRQLGNIEEVDPNRCIIRVRLERDLADYMAAGRYQLPATGFLFFEAVGSMQQIRYKKAALTQLRQGRTQNPYLGNFLFDASQARSIQKTVELQTEDLLLSSANPSQKAAVETVLAAEDLVLIQGPPGTGKTTVIAEICYQVALRGGRTLITSQANLAVDNALSRLVHNPVIRPLRKGNAERVGEEGQPFLEDRVIGTWLENTASDCEKNLVQHLDDVNILRQLLAASQRFTAYLKVEETFKEEQNLLQTRKANLESVCTNQTNEYNQAASQLAEVESLKIALEELLNQAPSVDWQDPALLNLWAGLKKYASTDPSLRNFGVNLRLAIDLASELGLIRPNYDSFGLAAWLQNNVTSSITKIRTALAYASDTATAMTEAKSAAQTYKQNSDSFVRLKSNHQQLLASQQSLQQRIRNLQNLTSEDNLIRSELDK; this is encoded by the coding sequence TTGGTACAACTTTCACAGGGAAATGCTGATGGCTATGCTCTACCTTATCGTTTACGGCTGCTGCCTAATCATCAGTATCGTATCGATATTCCGCCAACAGCATTGGCACGGATGGCAGCCATGCCTATATGTGGTGACCATCTGCCGACAGAAGATAATTTGCGATTTTGGGAAGTCTTTTTACAGATTGAGGAAAAAATCGCCGAAACACGACAATTTTGTGTGCCTTTTTTCAGCCATAATGGCTTCGGAAGAGCGATCGCTTTTGAGATTGACGTAACCTCAGCTACTCTTGACGGTTCTGATGAAAATTCCTTGGCTGTGGAAAACTTCTGGGAACGGGTAAAACGAGCAAGAAACGAAGAGATTAAGCTGTTTGAGACTACTCCCACAGGACAAAACTGGCGCAACAGTCGGCAATTAGGAAATATTGAAGAAGTTGACCCGAACCGTTGTATTATCCGCGTGAGGCTAGAACGCGATTTAGCTGACTATATGGCAGCAGGACGTTATCAGCTACCAGCCACCGGATTTTTGTTTTTCGAGGCTGTTGGTAGTATGCAACAGATTCGGTATAAAAAAGCAGCCTTGACACAATTAAGACAGGGACGCACCCAAAATCCCTATTTAGGAAACTTTTTATTTGACGCTTCCCAAGCAAGATCTATCCAAAAAACTGTCGAATTGCAAACAGAGGATTTGTTGTTATCCTCAGCTAATCCTAGTCAGAAAGCAGCAGTAGAAACCGTGCTTGCTGCTGAGGATTTAGTTCTCATTCAAGGTCCACCAGGTACTGGTAAAACTACCGTAATTGCGGAGATTTGCTATCAAGTTGCTCTACGGGGTGGGCGCACTCTAATTACTTCTCAAGCCAATTTAGCAGTAGATAATGCCCTCAGCCGATTAGTTCATAACCCTGTAATCCGGCCTCTGCGAAAGGGAAACGCCGAAAGAGTTGGGGAAGAAGGACAGCCATTTCTAGAAGACCGAGTGATTGGTACATGGTTAGAAAATACTGCTAGTGACTGCGAAAAAAATCTTGTTCAACACCTTGATGATGTAAACATTTTGCGTCAATTGTTAGCAGCATCACAACGATTCACAGCATACCTAAAAGTAGAAGAGACATTCAAGGAAGAACAGAATTTATTACAGACACGCAAAGCCAATTTAGAGTCAGTTTGTACAAACCAAACAAATGAATATAATCAAGCCGCATCTCAACTGGCCGAGGTCGAATCTCTGAAAATTGCTTTGGAGGAGTTGCTGAATCAAGCACCTTCAGTAGACTGGCAAGATCCAGCACTTCTTAATTTGTGGGCAGGTTTGAAGAAATACGCGTCTACAGACCCTTCATTACGAAACTTTGGTGTAAATCTTCGGTTAGCAATTGATCTGGCTTCTGAACTTGGTCTAATTCGCCCAAATTACGACTCATTTGGTTTAGCCGCCTGGTTGCAAAATAATGTAACTTCTTCGATTACTAAAATTCGGACAGCATTAGCTTATGCCAGTGATACAGCTACAGCTATGACCGAAGCTAAGTCAGCAGCACAGACTTACAAACAAAATTCGGATTCTTTTGTTCGCTTGAAATCAAATCACCAACAATTGCTTGCCAGTCAGCAAAGTTTACAGCAAAGAATTAGGAATCTACAAAACCTTACATCTGAAGATAATTTGATAAGAAGTGAACTTGATAAATGA
- a CDS encoding Uma2 family endonuclease, with amino-acid sequence MTTTAIPTLTKESPLLFEGLTWREFKAVEQLLDRPGYRLSFLDGVLEIRRMPGEPHETVKKRIAALVELYLLLAGFDFTPTGSMTLESEAGAVKREADESYKLAPGRVRPDLAVEVVFTSGGINKLEAYKRLLIPEVWFWEDGVLEVYHLRQEGNALHYEKVSSSEEVKGIDLDLLLRCINMVNHVDAIKTFQQALQK; translated from the coding sequence ATGACTACAACAGCCATCCCTACACTCACAAAAGAGTCACCCCTTCTATTTGAGGGACTGACTTGGAGAGAATTCAAAGCCGTTGAGCAATTATTAGACCGTCCAGGATATCGCCTGTCTTTCCTGGATGGTGTTTTGGAGATCCGAAGAATGCCTGGAGAACCCCACGAAACCGTTAAGAAAAGAATTGCCGCATTGGTCGAACTGTATTTGCTTTTGGCAGGGTTTGACTTTACTCCAACTGGCTCAATGACCTTGGAAAGTGAAGCAGGTGCTGTGAAGCGAGAGGCGGATGAATCCTACAAACTTGCCCCTGGCCGAGTGCGTCCAGATTTGGCAGTAGAGGTGGTGTTTACCAGTGGCGGTATCAACAAACTGGAGGCATACAAGCGGCTGTTGATTCCCGAAGTGTGGTTTTGGGAAGATGGCGTGTTAGAAGTTTATCACCTGCGTCAAGAAGGCAACGCGCTTCACTATGAAAAGGTTTCCAGTAGTGAAGAGGTCAAAGGAATCGATTTGGATTTGTTGTTGCGCTGCATTAATATGGTCAATCATGTTGATGCCATTAAAACTTTTCAGCAAGCGCTTCAGAAATAG